The window GGGTAAAATAGGATCACTACAATTGTAGAGACAACCGTAACTGAGAAAGTGAGAATTATATAGCGTCAACCCAGAACGACGTTAGAGAGATAAATGTTCACACGTTGTACCATGATACTCTATGTTTAGTTATAAACTTGTATCACAGGTTGAGAAAACTCATTTACAAAGATGTTGGTCACAAGATATACACATCCCACATATATATTCTTCTAGAGTGAAAAAAGGGGACTACCATGTGACCAACTTCTTTGTAATCTTAAAATAAAGAAATGCGTTAAATTGCAATTCAGACTCTTTAAGTTTACAAGATTTCACATTGTACCTTATTATTAACGAAATCCCAATTCATACCCAAATTTAACAAAAGTCACATACCCTTTAAAAAAGAAAATATAAAAACTATATGTATGAGAGCGACATGAACTTCCACAAAAGAAATCTCACGAAACCATTCAAATTGGGGTGAAATGTTACTTGTTAATTTGAGAAGGAAAGAAAGACTTTTTAAACAATGAGATGCAATAAGTATATACCAGGGTTGTAAATAATATCATCACTCAATAGAGTAAAAGGTTGATTGTTTGTGGTATCAGTTCTAGTGTTGCTTATGCTATGAATTCAAACTACTTTGCATCTAAACTCTTACAATGAACTCAAAAGTAGTGAAACTTTTAGTAGAAGACAAGTTGAAAAAGTGATATGATTTCATATAGAACTTAGCCTTGAGAATACCTATATCAGCAGCCACTCGATGAGCACACATTACTCCTGAGAATGATACAGCTATAACACCTTGCCCTGGAAAGCAGCTATCACCAACACAGTAAAGACCACCTATGGCCTGCGTTTTTCATCATCGCATGCCTCAGTTTGTGTAGTGCACTAAAGAATTCATAACTACGAAACCATTCATTTTGAAATGTAACTGAACTTACTGTTGTATTGAATGGCATTCCTAATAAACCCTTAGGAGTTCTGCGTGGTAATGGTCCGTAAGTACCCTGTTCACGAGCCAGGTACCGCCTGTGTGTCTTTGGCGTTCCCACCTGATATGATTGGAGAAACTTCTAATGAACATATCAAATTTTAAAAACTAGAACATTGACTGATAGAAGGGAATAAAATTAGCTTCTGCAAGTCACGGAAGTTAATGCCTGAGGACGAAAATTTTGAATAAAATAAACACATAATCAAGGGCCCCAATACCAATGCTTCCATCTGGACCATTTTATAATTCTTTTTCACAGGTTGTGAACATGAGATTATTGATTGGCTTCCTGCCTCCCAGAATCATGTACATACACTCTTATAATCTTATTAATAGCCATAGAACAACTCGCTAAGTGGAGAAGAAATGACTAACAGTCAAAATATGAAACTATCAGGGCCCTCTATAAATATTAAAACCTTTTTTCATTTAGGACCTGCTGTTGATTACGATAGAGTTTCAGACTAGCAAAACTCCTCAAAAAATCAAGAAAATAGAATGCACTACCATAGAAGTTAACACTTAACAGAGATAGAACCTCAGATATCTTAACTCCCAATTAATGAATCTCAGATTTCCTGACAAAAGAGGTTATCTTTTTCACTTTGTATACAATTCAGCAGCCAAAAAGAGTTAGCTCTCAAACCATTATAGGCTTTCTCTCTTGTCTCCCTTCTATTTACTTACTATAGTTCATCTATGGGCAATTCTTTTTTGTTGCTGAATATTTGCAGGGAAGTGTTGGTAAATCCAGAGTCTCTAACAATCAAACTATGACGAGCATCTGCCCCACCCACCATTAAGGGACTATTTTCACAAGGAAACTGTGATTTGTGATGATACCCCCCCACCAACACTTTGTGGCCCAGGCTGGAATGTGGGGGCTCCTACCGAACCCTAACACCAGACCAAATTGGAGCAAAACCCTGGGCCTATCCATTCAACTTTTGCTTGATTTCAACACTTTCACTATTCCAGTTGCAATTTTAATTCAAAGTTTCTGTCATATCAGCCTTAGAAAAGAAGCTATCAACCAACTTCGGAAAATATTGGAATTATAGGCCAGTTTAAATATTTATAGTTAATGATTACTTGTATAGTTATTGCTAGTGATTACTGGGGGCCTTGGGGGTATCTTTTACTTTGTATACATAGTTAAATGAATCTAAGTACTCCAATAATCAAGCCTCTTGAACCATTTCCTAATCTGTCTCTCTATCTTATGTCACAGTAGAAACAACCTTAATTACATGAACCTGAAAGGCTTCTGTTTTCTAAGAAGTGCTAGGTAGAGCATTACCTCCTTAAAAACGATGGATGACTTGAGCCCTGGAAATAGTTTGTTTTCTAATCTGCTGATGATTTCATCCGCCACAAGCTCCTTCTTTGCTTCATAGTCCTTTCGAGAGAGTCCCTAATTTAGACATCAGCACCTCATAAGCAATTCAGTTTTACAAACAATGATACTATGAGGGGTTAGGGAAGAGGGTGGGAAAAGGAATAAAGATCAACCATGGTTTTAATTTCCCAAAAATATAAATACCTCCCAGTCCTCAATGGAAGATGTTGTAAATATGTGAAGAATATGACGCCCTTCTGGGCATAACGATGGATCAAGAATAGTTGGAATGCTTAGAAATATACTTCCGTATGGCTCCTCTAACCTTGTCCAATCATCCTGGAAGAGAAGGACAAAAAAGATGCATGATAACAAGGAACACATGAATTTACACAGATACAGAAAAGTTTCAAGAAAATGATCAACTAAAAGCGAACAAGATCACACCTCAAGCACAAAATGGTGGCAGTCTGTGTCTGGTGGCAGAACATCAGATTTCACCCCCATGTGTATGGAAAGAAAAGATGGGGCCTTGACATAAACTTTCTGAAAATTTTCCTCTTCCTTTGGAAGGTCTTCTTCCTTCAACAGCTTTCCTGTAAATAAAGTTCGTAGGTAATAAGACTTCCTTTAGAAGAGTAAAAGATAAAATCAAATAGCACAACAAACAGCAGAAGATAAGATCACACTAATAAATTCTCAAACTCTTGGCCATACTAACCAAAGGTATCCCATCTTGTAGCATTCGATATTATGGTTTTGGCAAAAAATTCCCTCTTGTCTGAAAGCCTTACTCCTACCTACATGTAACATAAACAAAATCAATTATTCTTTTTACGAATATGAAGTACATACCATGACCAAGCATATACATCTTATCAGTCACTCGCCCATGACTAAATTTGAACTCACAGCTTTGCCTTGATCAAGTATGATGCCAGTAACATTGGCCTTGTAAAGTATCTGACTGCCCTGCTCCACCAGACCTTTGGCCAAGGACTTTGCAATTCCCCCTACGCCACCAACAGGGTAGTTAATTCCACCATAATGCCTGTCACACATCACCTGTTGAAAACACAAAAATGAGGAAACAAGAAGAAAATACACAAGATAAAGCACACAAATCTGCTATAAAAACTAACCATGCTCGCATTTATCATTGGTGTCTGCAAAGCCTTGACTGTGCTCACAATAAAACACTGTAGATGCAAAGTTAAAATTTTTTTATGAGATTGAGGGGAAGCCATTTTTGGACCACCACAGTGCCTAAAGGAAAACTTGTAAATAAGAAGTTCAATAGGATCAAACAACTTCATTTCACCTCCGCATCAATGAAAGACAACAGTTGGGGATCCTGAATGTACTTACGAGCTATGTCCCCGGCATTTTGAGGCAAATAATAGGCTGCAATGAATAAAAATCATGTCAGCATTAGTGAATATACATCAGATCTTAATAGTACGAACAAAAGGAATTTGATCTGATTAAGTAACTGCAACAGATTCTATTTATGATTGATATCTAAATACATTTTATGTGTAAATAATTAACAGTATTTAGAACAGCCATCTTGCAGTCAATTCTTCTGCATCCCCATATCGGAGAAATTAAGCTTTATAATTTGGTAAACTGTCGTTTGAACATCAGTATATTTGCCAGATAACTGCAACCATTAGGTGAATCAGGTTTGAATCACATGAATTAATCTTTACAAAACTCATGAATAACGTATATCCAAAAGAAAAACAAATCAAAGGCTAAATATATCTGCATGATGACTCTAATTAAGTAATCAAAATTTAAAGCTATGTGGTAAAACCATATAGCATTATATATACCTAGTGTCAAGCATTCAAGAGGCTTCTGAAAGAACTGTCCAAAAAGGTAGATAGGCTCCTCGAGTGACTTCAGTTCCAAAGAGTTCAAGGCATTGAAAACCTATCCATATGCAGACAATCTAGTGAATCTACTATTGAAAGTTTTGAACCATAAATAGGAGGAAAAACCCAAAGGAAGTTCAAAAAAAAAAAAAGAAAAAAAAAAAGAAAAAAAACAAATGAAGACAGAAGAAAAGGCAAGGAACAAGACCTTCCAACATTCACCAAAGAATTTTAGGATCCCTTTCTTTTCATGGGGAAATTTAGCAGTAAGTTCTGAAATAAATTCACTGTATTCTCTGTGTACTCGAACAGAAAGATTGTCGGGTAGATGGTAATGGACAGTAGTCGGATCAGGTATCACCTGCATTTCACAACCCACTGCTGCCAGTGCTTGTGTTATCAAGTTTAGATTGCCCTGCCCACATATAGGAGGAAAGACACGATGAAAATTGCCAATTCAGTAACTTAATGTACAATGTGAAAGATAGCAAAACTACCGAAATTTCGGCTTAACAAAACCTGCCAACATCTGCAGCATCTGATAACTAAGAGCTTAGCAATACAAAATGGTAAGAAGATGGAATGTATGTACTAACAAAAATTATCACCTAATCTCATTACAATTATCGAAAATCCACTTTTATTGTTAAAATATCTAACTCATACTTCACAGCTAAACCCAAATGTCAAATCTAACAAACATTACAGGTGTGTAATGATCATCTTGAACTCAAATAGCTACAAGTGAACCACATTGGATGTAATGAAATATCCAAAACCAACACAGGAACTAACCTTATCGCTGAAACCGAACATGACAGAAGACCCAACATCAAAAGTATAACCGTTTCTCTCATAGTACCCAGAACTCCCACCAGGAATCACATACTTCTCCAAAACCAAAACCTTGGCACCCTTCACAGCCAACTGTGTGGCTGCAACTAACCCTCCAATCCCTGACCCTATAACAATGGCATCATAGCCAGTCTTCCCACCTGCCTTTCCATCACTCTCCACCACTTCATCCACACTCAACGTTGAACTGGACCTCACTACAAAGCTCCAATCTTTCGAATTCGAATATCTCAACCCACTCCCTCGATTCAATTTCCTTCCGGGTCTCAAGCAGTCTTCGATACTGTAACACCCTGAAGTGGAATTTGTAGGCTTTTGACTTCTGGGTCTGGTTTTACCCAAGTGGGCACTGTGAACATGGCCAGGTAACTGAGAAAGGTGCATGGCAGGAGCGGAAGTGAAGCTTAGTGAGTTAGGAAAGTGCATGTTTGATTCGGAAGCAGTGCTTTTGAACTGTGTAGAAGAGGAAGAGGTTGTTGGTGGTGTACTTGGTTTAATTAAACTGGTGAGACTTGGTTGTGATTCCACTTCCCGATTCCTCGAGAAAATGAGACAATGCGTTTTTGTTTTTTAGGTAAACGAGAGGCGGCAAGCTTTTTTATTTCTGTAATTCCGCCTTACATGCACATGGACTCATGGAGAAGGCATTCTCTTCTCTTCGATTACTGAGCAGGTTTTTTTCATCAAGGTAGGATATTGGAAAGGGTGCTCCTAGATGTACCCAACAAAATGTTAAGTAGACCCATCAAAATAAATTTCATTAAAAAGACAATTTTATCTTTATCTGAAATGACATTTGTAGTCATAATTATTAAGATAATAACAAAATAAACCTAAAATTTTAAAATTCTTTTAGTTAGTAATTTCTAAATGTACCCAGCAGTTTAAGTTTAACGNNNNNNNNNNNNNNNNNNNNNNNNNNNNNNNNNNNNNNNNNNNNNNNNNNNNNNNNNNNNNNNNNNNNNNNNNNNNNNNNNNNNNNNNNNNNNNNNNNNNNNNNNNNNNNNNNNNNNNNNNNNNNNNNNNNNNNNNNNNNNNNNNNNNNNNNNNNNNNNNNNNNNNNNNNNNNNNNNNNNNNNNNNNNNNNNNNNNNNNNNNNNNNNNNNNNNNNNNNNNNNNNNNNNNNNNNNNNNNNNNNNNNNNNNNNNNNNNNNNNNNNNNNNNNNNNNNNNNNNNNNNNNNNNNNNNNNNNNNNNNNNNNNNNNNNNNNNNNNNNNNNNNNNNNNNNNNNNNNNNNNNNNNNNNNNNNNNNNNNNNNNNNNNNNNNNNNNNNNNNNNNNNNNNNNNNNNNNNNNNNNNNNNNNNNNNNNNNNNNNNNNGAGTAGAATTTTCGGACCTTCACTACCGAAATGGTTAATTATTTTCGGTAGTTACCTACCGAAAATATCAGATATTTTCGGTGGACAACCCCCGAACCCAGCTAAACAATTCGGCTGGAAACCACCGAATGTTCTTTTTACCCTGTTATTTTTACCCAGCTTACTGATTTAACATGTTTGAACAGAATAATCATGCATCTACTAAATGTGGCAATGGTGGGAGTGAATGTGTGTTAGAAACAACAAGTCACTTCACAACTAAGGAGGTAAGTAGTTTGAAAACTAACAAATAATTAACTTTTACATCGGATTGTGTGGTAATATAAAAAATGATTATTTGTTTGCACAGGTATTTATGAATCGAAATGAATTAATTAATTGGACTCGTGCAGAAGGAAGAAAGTGTGGAATAGTTGTTGTAATCAGGAGGTCTGATTTTCCAGGGAATTGTAGATTACGAAGAGGGCGAATAGTTTTTGGTTGTGAGAGAGGTGGTTGTTATCAAAAGAATAGCGTAGACTCAACATCTTTACAAAAGAAGAAGCATGATGCGAGTTTGAATCCTAAAAAGAAGAAGCGTCATAGGAGTGGCGGTACAAAAAGGTGTGGTTGCCCNNNNNNNNNNNNNNNNNNNNNNNNNNNNNNNNNNNNNNNNNNNNNNNNNNNNNNNNNNNNNNNNNNNNNNNNNNNNNNNNNNNNNNNNNNNNNNNNNNNNNNNNNNNNNNNNNNNNNNNNNNNNNNNNNNNNNNNNNNNNNNNNNNNNNNNNNNNNNNNNNNNNNNNNNNNNNNNNNNNNNNNNNNNNNNNNNNNNNNNNNNNNNNNNNNNNNNNNNNNNNNNNNNNNNNNNNNNNNNNNNNNNNNNNNNNNNNNNNNNNNNNNNNNNNNNNNNNNNNNNNNNNNNNNNNNNNNNNNNNNNNNNNNNNNNNNNNNNNNNNNNNNNNNNNNNNNNNNNNNNNNNNNNNNNNNNNNNNNNNNNNNNNNNNNNNNNNNNNNNNNNNNNNNNNNNNNNNNNNNNNNNNNNNNNNNNNNNNNNNNNNNNNNNNNNNNNNNNNNNNNNNNNNNNNNNNNNNNNNNNNNNNNNNNNNNNNNNNNNNNNNNNNNNNNNNNNNNNNNNNNNNNNNNNNNNNNNNNNNNNNNNNNNNNNNNNNNNNNNNNNNNNNNNNNNNNNNNNNNNNNNNNNNNNNNNNNNNNNNNNNNNNNNNNNNNNNNNNNNNNNNNNNNNNNNNNNNNNNNNNNNNNNNNNNNNNNNNNNNNNNNNNNNNNNNNNNNNNNNNNNNNNNNNNNNNNNNNNNNNNNNNNNNNNNNNNNNNNNNNNNNNNNNNNNNNNNNNNNNNNNNNNNNNNNNNNNNNNNNNNNNNNNNNNNNNNNNNNNNNNNNNNNNNNNN of the Fragaria vesca subsp. vesca linkage group LG6, FraVesHawaii_1.0, whole genome shotgun sequence genome contains:
- the LOC101297853 gene encoding prolycopene isomerase, chloroplastic-like → MHFPNSLSFTSAPAMHLSQLPGHVHSAHLGKTRPRSQKPTNSTSGCYSIEDCLRPGRKLNRGSGLRYSNSKDWSFVVRSSSTLSVDEVVESDGKAGGKTGYDAIVIGSGIGGLVAATQLAVKGAKVLVLEKYVIPGGSSGYYERNGYTFDVGSSVMFGFSDKGNLNLITQALAAVGCEMQVIPDPTTVHYHLPDNLSVRVHREYSEFISELTAKFPHEKKGILKFFGECWKVFNALNSLELKSLEEPIYLFGQFFQKPLECLTLAYYLPQNAGDIARKYIQDPQLLSFIDAECFIVSTVKALQTPMINASMVMCDRHYGGINYPVGGVGGIAKSLAKGLVEQGSQILYKANVTGIILDQGKAVGVRLSDKREFFAKTIISNATRWDTFGKLLKEEDLPKEEENFQKVYVKAPSFLSIHMGVKSDVLPPDTDCHHFVLEDDWTRLEEPYGSIFLSIPTILDPSLCPEGRHILHIFTTSSIEDWEGLSRKDYEAKKELVADEIISRLENKLFPGLKSSIVFKEVGTPKTHRRYLAREQGTYGPLPRRTPKGLLGMPFNTTAIGGLYCVGDSCFPGQGVIAVSFSGVMCAHRVAADIGLEKKSPVLDAALLRLLGWFRTLA